GACAAGCGCACCGGTTAAAGAAAGAAAAATGGTTTCGAGCATGATGAGCGTGAAAATTCTGCGTTTGTTCATGCCAAGGGCCATGAGCATGCCGATTTCGCGGGTGCGTTCCATCACGGCCATGAGCATGGTGTTGATGATGGCAAAAGCCAATGCTGCAAGAATGATAATCAGAAATAGATAAGAAAAATAGTCCATCAGGGCAATCATGGATTTGAGCAGCGGTTGTATTTGTTCCCAGCTTTGGATAACTATTTGGTGTTGCTTGATTTTATCTTGAAAAAGTTGCTGCAGTTGTTGCATTACCGGTTGGGTTTGCTGATTGCTTTTCAGCCGGATAGCTATTTCGTTTCCTGTTTTTGTTGCGGCACCGGTTAACGTACGGAGGTCTTTTTTATTCACAAAAACATGGGTTTCGTCAAAACGGGTATTGGCTGTTTTGAAAATCCCGGTGATGAAAAAAGCACCGTTCAGAATGGTTCCGGAAGTATCGGTCAGGGTAACGATCAGCTTATCGCCAAGCTGTAAATTTAGTTTATGGGCCAGCTTTTGTCCGATAATGGCCGGAATTTTTTCTTTTTCAGAAAGATATTTTCCCTGGATGATATGTCGGTACAAGTCACTTACCTTTTGTTCCGATACCGGATTTACGCCATAAAGTGTAATGCCGGATGCTGCACTGGCTGATGCGGCCATGGCGTCGGTTTTAATACGCAGGCTGATTCCTTTTACCTCAGGAAGTTTTTCTGTTTTTTCTATCATCCGGTTGGCTTGATGAATACTGTCTTGTATTTCGCCTTTCAGCAGAAAGGCCGGAGTGTGAATCTGAATGTCGGAAATTTCGTTGGCAATGGCCGCATTGACCCGCTGATCTGTCATCCCCGATATAAATCCGTCGGAAACCACAGCCCCGATAATTCCGACAGCAACAGATAGCAAAATAACCATGCTGCGCAGTTTGTTTCGCCAAAGATTTCGCCAGGAGAGAGAAAGTAACATCTTTTTGGGGTTTTAGTGTCTGAATGCTTTTAGAATTTGAAAACGTGACAGATAAATTACCGGATAAAGCGCAGATAAAAAGGATAGCGCAAAGACGATAACGACTTGGCTGATAAAAACATGGGCTTTTACGGAAAAGGGCAATACCGGCTCAATATTGAATTGCAAATACATTTTGGCCATTTCGCCGGTGATGGGAATGGGATGCGTATGCAAATAAAAAATAATGGGGGAAGCCAGCACCAGTCCAATGATGATGCCCAGGACAGAAATAATGATGGTTTCGAAAATGCTTACAAGAATCAGTTTCCGGCGTTCCATCCCAATGGCAATCATTACGGCATATTGCCGTCGTTTTTCCATTGTCATCATCAAAACGGTGCTGAATATTCCAAAAGCGGCTACAATGTATAAAATCAGTAACATAATTTGTCCTGAAATATTATCTACCCGAATGGTTTGCAAAATGTCGGATAACATGGTTTTCCAGGTAATGACTTCGTAGTGTGGCCCGATTTTCTTTTCGATTCGATTTTTTACCTCCTTTAATTTTTCCGGGTCGTTTAAAAAGATGCTGATGCGGGTAAGAAGTCCGGGCTGGTAGGGATAAACGAAATCCTGTGCTGTTTTCAAATTCATGTAAACCACGCTGCTGTTCATTTTTAGTGAGGGTAAATGAAAGATTCCGGCTACCCGGTAGATTCCGAAAGCCGTAATTCCCCGGTATCCTTGTCCGAGTAAAACCAGCGTGTCGCCGGGTTTCATTTTCAGAAATTCGGCCAGTTTATCGCCCAGTAAAACATCATTTTTTCCCGGAGTAAGGTAATGACCGCGTACGATTTTTCCGGAGAGTTTGTTTTGTTTATCGTATTGCCGGGCTTCAATACCGTCTATCAGTACGCCGCGGGTTTGTTTTTTATACGAAGCCAGCGAAAAGGTCTGTAATCCGGGAAGGATCAAACGGATATCCCGGATTTGCCCCAGTGTTTTAGCCAAATTTTTTTTATAGAAAAAAGCACGGTTAATGGTCTGGTTGGCCTGATATCCCGTGTCGTGAATTTGTAAATCGCCGGTTTGGCTTACGCCTGCCCGTATCATCTGTTCGTATGAACCAAACTGCATCGACCGCATAATCAGGGCCAGCCACAGAGCTAAGACCACAGCCCCGGTGGTGAGAAGGGTTCTTTTCCGGTTGCGCCACAAGTTTCGCCAGGCTATTTTTAAAAGCGTATTCATGTTGTTTTGTTCTTTGTGGATGGGGTCAGTAGCTTTTGGGGCGAATATTTTTCATGTTTTGGATAGAGAAAAAGTTTTGGTCAATTCCTTTGATATCAAATTCCTGATGCCGAATATCAATCGTGGTTTTATGTCCTTTTTTGATATTAGAAGTCATTTCGAGATGTGAGGGCAACAACCGGCCTCCCATCATTTTAATTTGGGAAGCGGTTTCCGTTTTTATCCGTTTGCCGTGTGTATCGTAAAACTCCATTTTTAAGGTGATGAAGTGTTTCCGGGTAATCCACATTTTTATCTTTCCCCATACTACAGCCGCATCCGGAAGCGGAGTCAGCCGGATAACGGCACAATCGTAACCGTTGAGTTTTTCGTCGCCGACAAAAGTGTGGGTGTAGTCGGTGATGATGCTGTTTTGTTTCATTAAGTCGTTGTTGGTAAAATCAGATCCCATCCATGCCTGCATCATCATCGATGGGGGAATTTTGATCATCCGGTTGATGGCCGGAATATAATTCCACATGTTTTTCTTTGATTTTAAAAAGACTTCGCCGCGATCACGGACGGGAGAAAGAATGTAAGTGAGATAATAGTCTTGTCCGAGCGACCAGTTTTGCATGCTGATGCTGCGTTGCCATGACGGCCTGATAATCGTCATGTCCATAACGCTGAAACTGCTTTTCCCAAGAAACAGGTTGTATGACCGGGTAACCATTTCTTTCGCCGAGAGTTGTTGCGCATTGGTTTGTCCGGTCTGAAACAAAAAAACAAACAAAATTAAAAGCAACTGAAACCGTGATTTCATAGGGCTTGGTTTAAATGAATTTTTCCATAATAAGGGCTTTGATTTCATCCAGCGGATATTCTTCCGGGCTCAACATAAAGTCGATGGCGACTCCGTCTAAAACTGCACCGAGTAAAAGGCTTTGGGTTTCGGGGTAACGTACTCCTTTTTTTTGGTAGTATTTTGTTAGTGCAGTAATAAAAGGAGAAACCAACTCAAAGATTTCGCCTTTGACCAGGGCAATGACTGCCGGTTGAGTAATTACGGCAATGTATAAACTCCAATAGGAGGCCTCTTTCTGCAACAGGGCAAAATTTTTCTCGATCAGCTCTTTGAAACGACTTTCCGTAATTTCTTTCTCAAAATCAAAATCGAGTTTTTGCATCATCTGGCGGATGCCTTCCAGGATAATTTCTTTAACCAGTGCTTCTTTATTGGCAAAATAATTATAAAGTAAGCCTTTGGAAATGCCGGCTTTGGCGGCTATTGTGCTGATAGATACCCCCGAAAAGCCGTTTTTTGCAAAGAGTTCCATCGCGGCTTCTTCGATAGCCGCTTTCCGGTTTTTCCGGATTTCGTTGAATTGTTGTCTGGTTTTGGGCGACATGGTTTTTTTGACTGAACGTTCGGTCAAAAATACGAAAAAAATAAACCGCATACTCAAAAGATGCGGTTTTTAATAATTTCTTTATGCCTGAGCTGTAGGACCGCCCATGGAAAAAGGCGGCATTCCTCCTTCAGGGGTTTCTTTTATCGGGCCGTAAACCGATTCAAATTTACGGAGGTTATCCTGCAATGCTTTGAACAGCCTTTTGGCGTGTTCCGGAGTGAGAATAATCCGTGATTTTACCTTGGCTTTCGGGGCTCCGGGCATCAGTTTTACGAAGTCAAGTACAAATTCGGCATGGGAATGGGTGATGATAGCCAGATTGCAATAAACTCCTTCGGCCATTTCTTCACTCAGTTCGATGTTGATTTGATTTTGCTGGGGATTGTTGTTGTCGTTTTCCATGCGTTGATGTTTTTAGAATAAAAAAGCTGTTACGGAAAGTTTTTTCTCTTCCGCAACAGCTTTTAAAAATTGTTCAATATTAACCTTCGGTTTCTTCTTCGATTGATTCCAAGTCATTGGCACTGGCCATCATGGCATCATGCTCTTCTTTGGAATAAACAATCAGATCGTCGTATTCTTTCAAGCCGGTTCCGGCCGGAATTTTGTGTCCGACAATTACATTCTCTTTCAGTCCGTTCAGGGTATCCTGTTTTGCATTAATTGCAGCCAGGGTAAGTACCTTGGTAGTTTCCTGGAACGAAGCTGCTGAGATGAAACTGTCGGTTTGCAGTGATGCCCGTGTAATTCCCTGCAGCACCTGGCGTGCAGTGGCCGTTTGGGCATTCCGGGCCTGAATCAGTTTTTTGTCACGACGACGCAGGGTGGAGTTTTCATCCCGCAGTTTACGGGCAGTGATAATCTCTCCTTTGCGGACGGTTTCTGAATCGCCGGGATCGACTACGACTTTCATACCAAAGATTTCGTCGTTCACTTCCTGAAACTTGATTTTGTTTACCAGTTCGCCTTCCAGGAAACGGGTGTCGCCCGGATCTTCCACTTGTACTTTCCGCATCATCTGACGAACAATGACTTCGAAATGTTTGTCGTTGATTTTTACTCCCTGCAACCGGTAAACTTCCTGGATTTCGTTTACAATGTATTCCTGAACGGCCATCGGTCCTTTAATAGAAAGGATGTCGGCCGGGGTAATAACTCCGTCAGAAAGTTTGGTTCCGGCTTTTACGAAGTCATTTTCCTGAGCCAGGATTTGTTTGGTTGTCGGAACAAGATAGCGTTTCTCTGCACCGGTTTTCGATGTGATGATGATTTCACGATTTCCACGTTTGAGTTTCTTACCGAACGAAACCACACCGTCGATTTCGGAAACCACAGCCTGTTCAGAGGGATTACGGGCTTCAAACAGCTCGGTAACCCGCGGAAGACCACCGGTAATGTCACCGGCTTTACCAAATACACGCGGGATTTTTACCAGCAGGTCACCGGCCTTAATTTCGGCACCTTCTTCCACCACAATGTGGGCTCCCACAGGCAGGTCGTATTGTTTCAGAATATTTCCGTCTTTATCCAGAATCTTAATGTTCGGGTTTTTGGTTTTTTGTTTGGTTTCAATAATCACCTTTTCAAAATACCCGGTTTGTTCGTCTGATTCAACACGGTAGGTCTGGCCTTCCACAATATTTTCAAAGGCTACTTTACCACCAACTTCAGACAGGATAACGGCGTTAAACGGATCCCATTCGTTGATCAGATCGCCTTTTTTCACTTTGTCTCCATTCTTGAAATAGAGTTTGGAGCCGTATGAAATGTTGGCCGATGACAGAATCACACCGGTTTTCGGATCGATCAGTTTCATTTCGGCAGAACGTCCGGTAACAATATCGTAGGTGTTGCCTTCGCTGTCGGTATAAGGTACACTACGCAATTCTTCGAATTCCAGTACTCCGTCGTGTTGTGCTTCCAGTCGGGAACTGGCTGCTACGTTAGAAGCAGTACCCCCTTGGTGGAAGGTACGCAGAGTAAGCTGTGTACCAGGTTCTCCAATCGACTGGGCTGCAATAACACCAACCGCTTCACCCCGCTGTACAAGATGTCCTGAAGCCAGGTTACGTCCGTAACAGTTGGCACAAACCCCATGTTTCGATTCGCAGGTAAGTACCGAACGGATTTCCACTTGCTCGATACCGGCTTCTTCGATTTGTTGTCCCAGCTCTTCCGTAATTTCCTGACCGCCTTTTACAATGACTTCACCCGTTTTGGGATGATAAATATCGTGAACAGCTACACGACCCAAGATACGGTCATACAACGATTCTACGATTTCTTCATTTTTCTTCAGGGCGGTTACCGTCAAACCACGAAGGGTTCCACAGTCTTTTTCAGAAATAATTACATCCTGAGCCACGTCAACCAAACGACGGGTCAGGTAACCGGCGTCAGCTGTTTTCAGAGCGGTATCCGCCAAACCTTTACGAGCACCGTGAGTAGAAATAAAATATTCCAAAACCGACAATCCTTCTTTAAAGTTGGAAAGAATCGGGTTCTCGATAATTTCATTTCCGGCAGCACCGGCTTTTTGCGGTTTGGCCATCAGACCACGCATTCCGGAAAGCTGACGAATCTGTTCTTTCGAACCCCGGGCGCCGGAATCCAGCATCATGTAAACCGGGTTAAATCCATCGTTGTCAGAAGCCAGCTCTTTCATGACGATATTGGTCAGTCGGGAGTTGGTATGTGTCCAGATATCAATGATCTGATTGTATCGTTCGTTGTTGGTGATGAATCCCATGTTGTAGTTATTCATCACTTCTTCTACTTCTTCTTCCGCTTTTTTGATCAGCTCTTCTTTTACTTTAGGAACGATAATGTTTCCTAAGTTAAAAGAAAGTCCACCCACAAAGGCCATGTAATATCCCAGGTTCTTGATGTCATCAAGGAACTGGGCAGTAACAGCGTTTCCGGTGGTTTTCAGTACTTCGCTGATAATATCGCGAAGTGCTTTTTTGGTCAGCAGCCGGTTGATGAAACCGAATCCTTCCGGTACTTTTTCGTTAAACAGTACCCGTCCTACAGTGGTTTCCACCAGTTTGTTCACCAGCTTGCCATCTTCTTTGATGTTTACTTTCACTTTGATGATGGCGTGCAGGTCAACACGTTTTTCGTTGTAGGCAATGCGCACTTCTTCCGGAGAATAAAAGGTCATGCCTTCTCCTTTAACAGGATGTTCTTTGGTGCTTTTCCGGGCTTTGGTAATGTAATAAAGTCCCAGTACCATGTCCTGCGAAGGAACCGTAATTGGTGCGCCGTTGGCCGGATTCAGAATGTTGTGTGAAGCCAGCATCAGAATCTGGGCTTCAAGAATGGCTGCATTTCCCAAAGGAACGTGCACGGCCATCTGGTCACCGTCAAAGTCAGCGTTAAAAGCTGTACAAGCCAGCGGGTGCAACTGGATGGCTTTTCCTTCCACCAGTTTCGGCTGGAATGCCTGGATACCCAGACGGTGCAGGGTAGGAGCACGGTTCAGCAGAACCGGATGCCCTTTCAGAATATTTTCAAGGATGTCGTAAACAACGGCATCTTTTCTTTCCACGATTTTCTTTGCCGATTTCACGGTTTTTACAATACCGCGTTCCAGCAAACGACGAATGATGAACGGTTTGAACAATTCGGCTGCCATATCTTTCGGCAATCCGCATTCGTTCATCTTCAGCTCAGGACCGACAATAATTACCGAACGACCAGAATAGTCAACACGTTTACCGAGCAAGTTCTGACGGAAACGTCCTTGTTTTCCTTTCAGGCTGTCGCTCAACGATTTCAGCGGACGGTTCGATTCGGTTTTTACCGCGCTCGATTTCCGTGAGTTGTCAAACAATGAATCCACAGCTTCCTGCAACATACGTTTTTCGTTACGCATGATAACGTCAGGCGCTTTGATTTCGATGAGCCGTTTCAGCCGGTTGTTACGGATAATTACCCTGCGGTACAGGTCGTTCAGGTCAGAAGTGGCAAAACGTCCACCATCGAGCGGAACCAGAGGCCGCAATTCCGGAGGAATAACCGGAACGATTTTCACGATCATCCATTCCGGACGGTTTTCTTTCCGTTTACGGGCATCGCGAAAAGCTTCAAATACCTGAAGACGTTTCAGGGCTTCGGCTTTTCTTTGTTGCGAAGTTTCCGTATTGGCTTTATGCCGCAACTCGAAAGATTCTTTGTCGAGATCCAAACGGACGAGCAGATCATGAACGGCTTCTGCTCCCATCTTGGCAATGAATTTATCCGGATCGGAATCATCAAGATATTGATTTTCCGAAGGCAGGGTGTCCAAAATGTTCAGATACTCTTCTTCGGTAAGAAAATCCATTTTTTTGATGCCGTCGGCTTCTTTAATTCCGGGCTGGATCACCACATACCGTTCGTAGTAGATGATGGATTCCAGTTTTTTGGTTTGAAGTCCGAGCAGGGCTCCAATTTTATTCGGTAAAGAGCGGAAAAACCAGATGTGAACTACAGGAACCACCAATTCGATGTGTCCCATCCGTTCGCGTCTTACTTTTTTCTCCGTTACTTCCACGCCACAACGGTCACATACAATGCCTTTGTAACGAATTCGTTTATATTTTCCGCAGTGACATTCATAGTCTTTCACGGGGCCGAAAATTCTTTCGCAGAAAAGGCCGTCGCGTTCGGGTTTGTAGGTGCGGTAGTTAATGGTTTCAGGTTTCAGTACTTCGCCATGCGACCGTTCCAAAATGGATTCGGGCGAGGCGAGACTGATGGTGATTTTGTTAAAACTATCCGGTACTTTACTATCTTGTCTGAAAGCCATATCAGATTTTTATTTTATGAGAATCAAAATTTAAATTACTTATCGAAGCTGATTTCCAGTCCTAATCCACGCAGTTCGTGTACAAGTACATTGAACGATTCGGGCATTCCCGGAGTAGGCATGTTTTCGCCTTTTACAATCGCTTCGTAGGCTTTGGCGCGGCCGTTTACATCGTCCGATTTCACGGTCAGGATTTCCTGCAGAATGTTGGCAGCACCAAAGGCTTCCAGTGCCCAGACTTCCATCTCACCAAAACGCTGACCACCAAACTGGGCTTTACCGCCAAGAGGCTGTTGCGTGATGAGCGAATAAGGACCAATAGAACGGGCGTGCATCTTATCATCAATCAGGTGGTGGAGTTTAATCATGTAGATATAACCCACGGTAGCCGGCTGGTCGAAACGTTCACCGGTACCCCCGTCGTAAAGATATACACTTCCGTTTTCAGGCAATCCGGCCTGTTTCATGTATTCGTTGATTTGTTCATCGGTAGCACCATCAAAAATTGGTGTGGCGAATTTCAAACCAAGTTCTTTACCGGCCCAGCCGAGTACGGTTTCGTAAATCTGTCCGAGGTTCATTCGCGAAGGTACACCCAACGGGTTCAGTACAATATCTACCGGTGTTCCGTCTTCCATAAACGGCATATCTTCTTCACGGACGATCTTAGCCACAATCCCTTTGTTACCGTGACGGCCCGACATTTTATCTCCTACTTTCAGTTTCCGTTTTTTGGCCACGTAAACTTTTGCCATTTGAACAATACCGTTGGGAAGTTCGTCGCCTACGCTGGCAACAAATTTCTTGCGGTTGTACACACCAAGCAGTTCTTTATACTTGATGTTGTAGTTGTTCAACAGCACTTTAATCAGTTCATTTTTTGCCGGATCCGTTGTCCATTTGCTGGCGTTGATGTTGATATAATCCAGCGAGTGGAGTATTTTCTGGGTGAATTTGGTCTTGGTGGGAACCACAATTTCGCCATAAACGTTGGTTACGCCCTGCGAAGTACGGTTGCTCACCAAAACAGTCAGCTTATCCACCAGCTTGTTCTTCAGCTCAGCAAATTTTTTGTTGTATTCTTCATCCAGGGCAGCAATAATCTCTTTCTCTTTCGATTTGTTTTTCGAGCTTTTAATGGCTCTGGAGAAGAGAGCTTTATTGATAACCACCCCTTTCATGGACGGCGGTGCTTTCAGCGATGCATTTTTCACATCGCCTGCTTTGTCACCAAAAATGGCACGGAGCAGTTTTTCTTCCGGGGTCGGATCACTTTCTCCTTTCGGGGTGATCTTACCGATGAGAATATCGCCTTCTTTCACTTCGGCTCCAATGCGGATCAAACCATTTTCATCCAGGTCTTTAGTGGCTTCGGCACTTACATTCGGAATGTCATTGGTCAGTTCTTCAATACCCCGTTTGGTATCGCGAACTTCCAAAGTAAACTCTTCGATGTGAACAGAAGTGAAATAATCTTCTTTCACTACTTTTTCGCTGATCACGATAGCATCCTCGTAGTTGTATCCTTTCCAGGGCATGAAAGCCACTTTCAGGTTACGTCCCAATGCCAGTTCGCCGCCTTGTGTTCCGTAACCTTCGCACAACGGCTGTCCTTTGGTTACTTTATCACCGGCACGAACAATCGGGCGCAGGTTAATGGATGTATTTTGGTTGGTACGACGGAATTTAGTCAGTGTGTACTCTTTCACATCATCGTCAAAGCTGACCAGTTTTTCCATTTCGTCGCGTGAGTAGCGAATCACGATCTTTTTGGCGTCAACATATTCTACTACGCCATCGCCTTCAGCCATTACCAGCACGCGGGAGTCGCGGGCTACATCGGCTTCAATACCGGTACCTACAATAGGTGCTTCCGGATTGAGCAACGGTACAGCCTGGCGCATCATGTTCGAACCCATCAAAGCACGGTTGGCGTCATCATGTTCCAGAAAAGGAATACACGATGCGGCAATGGATGCAATCTGGTTCGGTGCGATATCAATCAGGTTTACCTCTTCGCGGGGAGTGATAGGATAGTCTGCCTGATAACGAACTTTTACTTTTTCGTTAACAAACTTTCCGGAATCATCCACCACG
The sequence above is drawn from the Candidatus Sulfidibacterium hydrothermale genome and encodes:
- the rpoB gene encoding DNA-directed RNA polymerase subunit beta, which encodes MPYPNFLDIQLKSFQDFFQLETNTENRVNEGLFKVFSENFPITDVRNNFVLEFLDYFVDPPHYTIEECIERGLTYSVPLKAKLKLYCTDPEHEDFETIVQDVYLGMIPYMTPRGTFIINGAERVIVSQLHRSPGVFFGQHRHANGTQLFSARIIPFKGSWMEFSTDINNVMYAYIDRKKKLPVTTLLRAIGYETDRDILEIFDLAEEVKVSKAGLKRVLGRSLAARVVRSWFEDFVDEDTGEVVTIERNDVIIERETVLQQEHIQQIIDAGVKTILLHKDDGSINDYSVIFQTLQKDTTNSEKEAVEYIYFQLRNALPPDEETARSVFERLFFSDKRYDLGEVGRYRINKKLDLDTPMDVRVLTKEDIVLIIKHLIKLLNQKTIVDDIDHLSNRRVRTVGEQLYAQFGVGLARMARTIRDRMNVRDNEVFTPTDLINAKTLSSVINSFFGTNALSQFMDQTNPLSEITHKRRISALGPGGLSRERAGFEVRDVHYTHYGRLCTIETPEGPNIGLISSLCVYAKINHLGFIETPYRKVVNGQIDYDHDPIYLSAEEEEDKIIAQANTVVDDSGKFVNEKVKVRYQADYPITPREEVNLIDIAPNQIASIAASCIPFLEHDDANRALMGSNMMRQAVPLLNPEAPIVGTGIEADVARDSRVLVMAEGDGVVEYVDAKKIVIRYSRDEMEKLVSFDDDVKEYTLTKFRRTNQNTSINLRPIVRAGDKVTKGQPLCEGYGTQGGELALGRNLKVAFMPWKGYNYEDAIVISEKVVKEDYFTSVHIEEFTLEVRDTKRGIEELTNDIPNVSAEATKDLDENGLIRIGAEVKEGDILIGKITPKGESDPTPEEKLLRAIFGDKAGDVKNASLKAPPSMKGVVINKALFSRAIKSSKNKSKEKEIIAALDEEYNKKFAELKNKLVDKLTVLVSNRTSQGVTNVYGEIVVPTKTKFTQKILHSLDYININASKWTTDPAKNELIKVLLNNYNIKYKELLGVYNRKKFVASVGDELPNGIVQMAKVYVAKKRKLKVGDKMSGRHGNKGIVAKIVREEDMPFMEDGTPVDIVLNPLGVPSRMNLGQIYETVLGWAGKELGLKFATPIFDGATDEQINEYMKQAGLPENGSVYLYDGGTGERFDQPATVGYIYMIKLHHLIDDKMHARSIGPYSLITQQPLGGKAQFGGQRFGEMEVWALEAFGAANILQEILTVKSDDVNGRAKAYEAIVKGENMPTPGMPESFNVLVHELRGLGLEISFDK
- the rpoC gene encoding DNA-directed RNA polymerase subunit beta'; this encodes MAFRQDSKVPDSFNKITISLASPESILERSHGEVLKPETINYRTYKPERDGLFCERIFGPVKDYECHCGKYKRIRYKGIVCDRCGVEVTEKKVRRERMGHIELVVPVVHIWFFRSLPNKIGALLGLQTKKLESIIYYERYVVIQPGIKEADGIKKMDFLTEEEYLNILDTLPSENQYLDDSDPDKFIAKMGAEAVHDLLVRLDLDKESFELRHKANTETSQQRKAEALKRLQVFEAFRDARKRKENRPEWMIVKIVPVIPPELRPLVPLDGGRFATSDLNDLYRRVIIRNNRLKRLIEIKAPDVIMRNEKRMLQEAVDSLFDNSRKSSAVKTESNRPLKSLSDSLKGKQGRFRQNLLGKRVDYSGRSVIIVGPELKMNECGLPKDMAAELFKPFIIRRLLERGIVKTVKSAKKIVERKDAVVYDILENILKGHPVLLNRAPTLHRLGIQAFQPKLVEGKAIQLHPLACTAFNADFDGDQMAVHVPLGNAAILEAQILMLASHNILNPANGAPITVPSQDMVLGLYYITKARKSTKEHPVKGEGMTFYSPEEVRIAYNEKRVDLHAIIKVKVNIKEDGKLVNKLVETTVGRVLFNEKVPEGFGFINRLLTKKALRDIISEVLKTTGNAVTAQFLDDIKNLGYYMAFVGGLSFNLGNIIVPKVKEELIKKAEEEVEEVMNNYNMGFITNNERYNQIIDIWTHTNSRLTNIVMKELASDNDGFNPVYMMLDSGARGSKEQIRQLSGMRGLMAKPQKAGAAGNEIIENPILSNFKEGLSVLEYFISTHGARKGLADTALKTADAGYLTRRLVDVAQDVIISEKDCGTLRGLTVTALKKNEEIVESLYDRILGRVAVHDIYHPKTGEVIVKGGQEITEELGQQIEEAGIEQVEIRSVLTCESKHGVCANCYGRNLASGHLVQRGEAVGVIAAQSIGEPGTQLTLRTFHQGGTASNVAASSRLEAQHDGVLEFEELRSVPYTDSEGNTYDIVTGRSAEMKLIDPKTGVILSSANISYGSKLYFKNGDKVKKGDLINEWDPFNAVILSEVGGKVAFENIVEGQTYRVESDEQTGYFEKVIIETKQKTKNPNIKILDKDGNILKQYDLPVGAHIVVEEGAEIKAGDLLVKIPRVFGKAGDITGGLPRVTELFEARNPSEQAVVSEIDGVVSFGKKLKRGNREIIITSKTGAEKRYLVPTTKQILAQENDFVKAGTKLSDGVITPADILSIKGPMAVQEYIVNEIQEVYRLQGVKINDKHFEVIVRQMMRKVQVEDPGDTRFLEGELVNKIKFQEVNDEIFGMKVVVDPGDSETVRKGEIITARKLRDENSTLRRRDKKLIQARNAQTATARQVLQGITRASLQTDSFISAASFQETTKVLTLAAINAKQDTLNGLKENVIVGHKIPAGTGLKEYDDLIVYSKEEHDAMMASANDLESIEEETEG
- a CDS encoding TetR/AcrR family transcriptional regulator — its product is MSPKTRQQFNEIRKNRKAAIEEAAMELFAKNGFSGVSISTIAAKAGISKGLLYNYFANKEALVKEIILEGIRQMMQKLDFDFEKEITESRFKELIEKNFALLQKEASYWSLYIAVITQPAVIALVKGEIFELVSPFITALTKYYQKKGVRYPETQSLLLGAVLDGVAIDFMLSPEEYPLDEIKALIMEKFI
- a CDS encoding ABC transporter permease, with translation MNTLLKIAWRNLWRNRKRTLLTTGAVVLALWLALIMRSMQFGSYEQMIRAGVSQTGDLQIHDTGYQANQTINRAFFYKKNLAKTLGQIRDIRLILPGLQTFSLASYKKQTRGVLIDGIEARQYDKQNKLSGKIVRGHYLTPGKNDVLLGDKLAEFLKMKPGDTLVLLGQGYRGITAFGIYRVAGIFHLPSLKMNSSVVYMNLKTAQDFVYPYQPGLLTRISIFLNDPEKLKEVKNRIEKKIGPHYEVITWKTMLSDILQTIRVDNISGQIMLLILYIVAAFGIFSTVLMMTMEKRRQYAVMIAIGMERRKLILVSIFETIIISVLGIIIGLVLASPIIFYLHTHPIPITGEMAKMYLQFNIEPVLPFSVKAHVFISQVVIVFALSFLSALYPVIYLSRFQILKAFRH
- a CDS encoding DUF3467 domain-containing protein codes for the protein MENDNNNPQQNQINIELSEEMAEGVYCNLAIITHSHAEFVLDFVKLMPGAPKAKVKSRIILTPEHAKRLFKALQDNLRKFESVYGPIKETPEGGMPPFSMGGPTAQA
- a CDS encoding ABC transporter permease; translation: MLLSLSWRNLWRNKLRSMVILLSVAVGIIGAVVSDGFISGMTDQRVNAAIANEISDIQIHTPAFLLKGEIQDSIHQANRMIEKTEKLPEVKGISLRIKTDAMAASASAASGITLYGVNPVSEQKVSDLYRHIIQGKYLSEKEKIPAIIGQKLAHKLNLQLGDKLIVTLTDTSGTILNGAFFITGIFKTANTRFDETHVFVNKKDLRTLTGAATKTGNEIAIRLKSNQQTQPVMQQLQQLFQDKIKQHQIVIQSWEQIQPLLKSMIALMDYFSYLFLIIILAALAFAIINTMLMAVMERTREIGMLMALGMNKRRIFTLIMLETIFLSLTGALVGLLLSIWIIHHFATVGFDLSSVAAGLNYIGYSSRIFFRVNTPFYIFSMLLVVLIAILSSISPALKALRLQPATALREMN
- a CDS encoding outer membrane lipoprotein-sorting protein produces the protein MKSRFQLLLILFVFLFQTGQTNAQQLSAKEMVTRSYNLFLGKSSFSVMDMTIIRPSWQRSISMQNWSLGQDYYLTYILSPVRDRGEVFLKSKKNMWNYIPAINRMIKIPPSMMMQAWMGSDFTNNDLMKQNSIITDYTHTFVGDEKLNGYDCAVIRLTPLPDAAVVWGKIKMWITRKHFITLKMEFYDTHGKRIKTETASQIKMMGGRLLPSHLEMTSNIKKGHKTTIDIRHQEFDIKGIDQNFFSIQNMKNIRPKSY